Genomic segment of bacterium:
CCGGACCTTTATCCCGATCGCTGAGGTCGAGCAACTCATCGCGGCGGGTGTGCTGCGATCCACCGAGTCCGATTGCCTCGTGGTCTGGCCCGACCACACGAATCATCCCCTCCATCATCCGGAGGAATTCGCGGATCACAAAGTCCTCGATTTGATCGGCGATTTGCGGCTCTGCGGCTATCCAGTCTGGGCGCATGTGACCGGGGTCCGGAGCGGCCATGGTCTCAACCAGGAAGCGGCCCGGTGGCTGGCAGCTCAGGTCCGCTAGCGCTGTAGCAACTCCTCACAGCACGCCAGGACGCATTCCTGTAGAGCAGGGAGACTGTAGCCCCCCTCCAGTACCAGTACGACCGGGAGGTCCTGATCGCTGTCACCTTCCTGTCGGAGTGTCAGGAGGCGACGGAGCATCTGTCGGTAGCAGTCGGTCGAGAGTTCCCAGCCGCCAATGGGGTCCCACTGGTGCCCATCAAATCCCGCAGATATCATGAGCAAATCTGGACAAAAATTGAAAATTGAGTCCATGATTTGCCGCTCAAACATTAACAGAAAGTCTTCGTCGCAGGTGCCAGCAGGGAGTGGAACGTTGAGGGTCGTTCCCTGAGCTGCTCCCTCGCCTGTTTCAGACACTGCGCCGGTTCCGGGGTATTGCGGCCATTGATGGGTCGAGCAATAAAGAACATCGGGGTCATTCCAGAAGGCTCGCTGGGTCCCATTGCCATGATGGACATCCCAGTCAAATATCGCGACCCGGTCACAGCCCAGGGTTCGGGCATGTCGCGCCGCCACCGCCACGCTGTTGATGAGGCAAAAGCCCATCGGAGTCTGGAACTCCGCGTGATGCCCGGGAGGTCGGACCAGGGCCCAGGCCCGACGCGCCCCTGTCGGCTGCGACAGGGCTGCTTCGACGGCTTCGCAGGCTGCCGAGGCAGCCATGAGGGCCAGATCCGCGCTGTCACGACACACGACCGTGTCAGGGTCCAGCCGGAGCAGCGCTCCGGGTTCGAGTTGCTGGCACAGCGTTTGGAGCCCCTCGATGTACACCGGCGGGTGGATGTCGGCAGCGATGGGGCGTCCGCCTGCGGGTTCCCGCAGGTCGAGCTGATCGCGGAATGGCGCGGCTTTGATGGCGTCGAGGATGGCCCTCAGTCGGGCGGGTGACTCCGGGTGCCCCGGGCCGGTGTCATGTAACAGAAATCGTCGACTGGTTACGATAGGCAGCATCGTCAGCCAGGACCGCCCGCAGCACGCTGCTGGCGACGTTCGTGATACCAGCCCTCGAGGAGAAGATCGAGCTTCTTGCTGAGCAGCTGCCGGAAGCCGCCGTGATCAATCCCTTTGAGGATGACCTCGATGGAACTGAAGGGAATTTCAAGGATGTCGTCGTACCCTTCCTGACGCCCCATGACCTGCAGGGCGGCATGTTCCCTGGGAGTCCCGAGGGCGATCAGTACCGGCGCATCTTTGCCGGTGCTAAGTCTCTGCCTGACATGGCGTATGCCCGGGAGTCCAAGTCCGGGATGGACAAACACCGCCCGGGGGGCGAGTCGCCGGACTTCCGCCAGGGCAGCTGTCGGTCGAGTGACACGGTGGAAGGTCACGCGATGTTTGTAATGGCTAAGCCCCTGGAGGGCGGCCCCGAGAAAGGGGTCATCCCCCAGGAACACCACCTGCGTATCCCCACTGATGACCTGTTGTCCGGGGAACAACAGGCGCAGGGCGTCCGCTTCATCCTCGGCCACCGGCAGCCCGGCACCGTACTTTACGACCGATGGCTGATTGCCGGGAGTCAGCCCGATGATGCAGAGTCGTCCGCCGGCCCGCTCCGCGGCGGTCACGGCAGAACTTAGTCCGCGACAGAAGACCTGATCGACATGGGGGACTCCGCCGAGATGGATCGCGAGATGTGTCTGTCCCGCAGCGATGGCAGTCTCGACTTCCTTCTTCAGGGGCATGACGGCCATGCCGTTGCCGACCCCAGCGCAGTCGATGATCAGCACGGCCCCGACCTGTCGCTGCCGCAGATTCATGTGAGGTTGTCGCCAGTGATATGGAGGCTGAGGGGCTGGACGCTGACGCCGTAGCCCTGCCCCATGAGTCCTGCCAGGACGATGCCCTGGAAGTCAGCGGGTTCAAGGCTGGCGCCTCCCACCAGGACACCATCACAGGATTCGAGGGCCGTGAAGGTCCCGACATTGGAGGGCGTCACGCTCCCCCCATAGAGGAGCGCCATCCGCTCCGCTGCCGCTTCTCCGAAATGCGCGATCAGCCAGCTCAACACAATCTGCAGGGCTTCGTCGGCCAGCGTCGCGGTCGCTGCTTTGCCCGAGCCAATCGCCCAGACTGGCTCATAGGCCACAACCAGTGGTGGCAGGTCGGGATCGCCCTGCCGGCTCTCCAGCACAGCGGCGGTCAAATGCCCCAGCGCACCTGCCAGCTGACGGGTAAGTACATCGACTGTCTCTCCGGCATCGCGATCTTCCAGGGTTTCGCCGATACATACGATGGGCATGAGCCCGCAGAGGAAGGCCTGCTGGACCATGTCGCCAATCTGGGAATCGGTTTCATGGTGATGTCGTCGACGCTCCGAGTGCCCGATGATGACCGCCTGCGCTCCCACGCTCCAGAGTGCGACGCCGCTGATATCGCCGGTGAACGCTCCCTTAAAGCTGGAATGCAACGTCTGGCCACCCAACCGGAGGGTGGTCTCGTGCCAGCGCTGCAACTCGGCATAGAGGGGATAGATCAGCGGTGCCGGGGGGCAGAGTACGATGGCGCAGGAATCAGGCAGACCTGCCAGGGGATGCTGGTGCCACCAGGAGAGCCAGGCATCCGCCGTTTCGAGGCTGTGGAACATCTTCCAGTTGGCGACGTAGACCGGCGTACGCATAGCGGCAAGGATACTCCTCCCGACGCTCAGCCGTCCTTACCGCAGGGGGACATGCTCCATGACCGGTCGCACCTGCGTGATCGGGACGGCGGCGGGGCGCGTGAGGTAATGCCAGGTCCCCTCCCCGACAAGTCGCTTCAGGATGCTGGAGCGGTAGGTGCGCCGGATCCCGAATCCCAGACTCTGATGCAGAAGGAGGGGTCCGGGCTGCCCTGCCGGGAGCCAGGTCATGGTTTGGGGCAGCCCTTCATACATGGTGAGTTCGATGGCCCGGTTCAGCAGGGCTCGTCCGATGCCATGACGCTGCATCGCCGGATGGACTGCGATGTAGTTGAGATAGAGGCCATTCTCTGCTGGACGGGAGAGGAAGGGATTCAGGGTCATGGTGGCCCAGAGCGCCTGGGTAAAGCCGAGATGTCCGCCCAGGAGAGCCAGTAATCGCAGAGCTTCGATACCGGGAGCCCGGACACTGCCGACCTGCATAATGCCCACGACATCCTGATCCAGCACTGCTACCCAGAAAAGCTCTTCTGGCAAAGGTTCAGAGGCTACCCGCAGGAGGGCATCCCTGGCCTGGGTCGCCTGGAATCCAAAAGCCCGTTGACAGAGGTCCGGAAACGCGGCGAGCAGGACATCGACATACCCTGCCCGGTCTGATGGGAGCGCGGTCCGTATGATGAGACGCGCCGACATGCCCATCTCCATGATGGGGAAAATCAGCGGCTCTCGCGAACCTGTCCGGCATTTGGACTGTTCTAAAAGCAGGGGTAC
This window contains:
- the tpiA gene encoding Triosephosphate isomerase — translated: MRTPVYVANWKMFHSLETADAWLSWWHQHPLAGLPDSCAIVLCPPAPLIYPLYAELQRWHETTLRLGGQTLHSSFKGAFTGDISGVALWSVGAQAVIIGHSERRRHHHETDSQIGDMVQQAFLCGLMPIVCIGETLEDRDAGETVDVLTRQLAGALGHLTAAVLESRQGDPDLPPLVVAYEPVWAIGSGKAATATLADEALQIVLSWLIAHFGEAAAERMALLYGGSVTPSNVGTFTALESCDGVLVGGASLEPADFQGIVLAGLMGQGYGVSVQPLSLHITGDNLT